One region of Peribacillus simplex genomic DNA includes:
- a CDS encoding TetR/AcrR family transcriptional regulator, whose product MAEFHEDMVQKTKKQIQHHFIALVEAEGFSHVSVKKIAERANINRGTFYLHYTDKYELMDHLQQVLLNELQTRITAILPKEAFLALHQQQLYPPFVAIFQFISEHAHALRAILGDKGDPSFAKKIKLVFGEVLLERLISQHPAAKDEAFRMYMHAFMTSAILGVIQEWLENCKEQTAEEMAKIHFQILNFISQLRTFIQ is encoded by the coding sequence ATGGCGGAATTTCATGAGGATATGGTACAAAAGACGAAAAAGCAGATACAACATCATTTTATTGCACTCGTTGAAGCAGAGGGGTTCTCACATGTCTCAGTGAAGAAAATTGCAGAGCGCGCCAACATTAATCGGGGCACATTCTATTTGCATTACACAGATAAATATGAATTGATGGATCACTTACAGCAGGTATTGTTAAATGAACTTCAAACTCGAATTACTGCCATTTTGCCGAAAGAGGCTTTTTTGGCTCTCCATCAACAACAACTTTACCCGCCTTTCGTAGCAATTTTTCAATTCATCAGTGAACATGCGCACGCATTAAGGGCCATTCTTGGAGATAAGGGAGATCCTTCTTTTGCAAAAAAAATAAAGCTTGTGTTCGGTGAAGTACTACTGGAGCGTTTGATCAGCCAGCATCCAGCAGCTAAAGATGAAGCATTCCGCATGTATATGCACGCCTTCATGACATCTGCGATTTTAGGCGTTATACAGGAGTGGCTGGAGAATTGCAAAGAGCAAACGGCGGAAGAAATGGCGAAAATTCATTTTCAAATCCTGAACTTCATCAGCCAATTACGGACATTCATTCAATGA
- a CDS encoding GntR family transcriptional regulator, translating to MGVKYRMVVEQMEKEILEGTYTLNTKLPTEEELMKKFDVSRNTIRKAINILAEQGYIYQVQGSGIFLREFSRPGCISMKNMNGLTKQFEKDEMTSEVLKLDLIEADEKLAEKMKCNLKTKIYNLKRVRCLNGEPIVIEESFFNKDIIPIINKEIANGSIYEYIVEDLKLNIGFADKIISCEKLNDDDAKLLDLQPGDPTLIVENTVFLKAGVVFDFSIEKYNYTSAKLLTLTN from the coding sequence ATGGGTGTAAAGTATAGAATGGTCGTAGAACAAATGGAGAAAGAAATATTAGAAGGAACATATACATTAAATACTAAGTTACCTACTGAAGAAGAGTTGATGAAGAAGTTCGATGTCAGCAGGAATACCATAAGAAAAGCAATCAATATATTGGCTGAACAGGGTTATATTTATCAAGTTCAAGGAAGCGGGATATTCCTAAGGGAATTTTCCAGACCTGGCTGTATTTCGATGAAGAATATGAATGGCTTAACGAAACAGTTTGAAAAGGATGAAATGACAAGTGAAGTGTTGAAGTTAGATTTAATAGAAGCTGATGAAAAATTGGCCGAAAAAATGAAATGTAATCTGAAAACCAAAATCTATAACCTCAAACGGGTTAGATGCTTAAATGGTGAACCCATTGTAATTGAAGAGTCCTTTTTCAATAAAGACATCATCCCCATCATAAATAAAGAAATCGCAAATGGTTCCATTTATGAATATATAGTCGAGGATTTGAAGCTGAATATTGGTTTTGCAGATAAAATCATTTCGTGTGAGAAACTAAATGATGATGATGCAAAGCTTTTGGACTTGCAGCCAGGAGATCCGACTTTAATTGTAGAAAATACGGTGTTTTTAAAAGCTGGAGTCGTTTTTGATTTTTCGATTGAGAAATATAATTATACTTCCGCAAAACTATTAACGTTGACAAATTAA
- a CDS encoding potassium channel family protein produces the protein MGKRQYAVIGLGRFGTSVAHRLYSAGQEVLGIDISGERVENAELSVTHAVIADTTEEETLKSIGIRNFDCVIVAIGIDMQSSILTTLLLKELGVKKVIAKALNKNHGQVLTKVGADWVIYPERDMGERVANQLLSPNMLNYIELSKEYNIEEIIVPMSMKGKSLRELDLRAKYNISVIAIVSNGEIIIAPSPDQDIHEKDMLLVVGNKEDLAVFANIE, from the coding sequence ATGGGAAAAAGACAATATGCCGTGATTGGTTTAGGCAGATTCGGAACCAGTGTGGCCCATAGATTATATTCGGCTGGCCAAGAGGTATTGGGTATTGATATCAGCGGGGAAAGAGTCGAGAATGCGGAACTGAGCGTTACCCATGCAGTCATTGCGGATACGACTGAAGAAGAGACATTGAAATCCATTGGAATCCGCAACTTCGATTGTGTCATCGTAGCCATCGGAATTGATATGCAATCAAGCATTTTAACTACCTTGCTTTTAAAAGAGCTTGGGGTCAAAAAGGTGATTGCCAAGGCCCTTAATAAAAATCATGGTCAGGTGCTCACTAAAGTTGGAGCCGATTGGGTCATCTATCCTGAGAGGGATATGGGGGAACGGGTCGCGAACCAGCTTCTGTCCCCTAACATGCTGAACTATATTGAACTCTCTAAAGAATACAATATCGAGGAAATCATAGTCCCCATGAGCATGAAGGGAAAAAGCCTCAGGGAGCTGGATTTACGCGCAAAATATAATATCAGCGTCATTGCCATCGTGAGTAATGGGGAAATTATCATAGCACCATCACCCGATCAGGATATCCATGAAAAAGATATGCTTTTAGTGGTTGGCAATAAAGAAGATCTTGCCGTCTTTGCAAATATTGAATAA
- a CDS encoding class I SAM-dependent methyltransferase, producing MSETITTYDDLLNMLDSLLREPTTFWNGFYEDREKGVPFFGNLPDENLVQYFDSELLGSGKVLELGCGPGRNAIYLAQKGCSVDAVDLSKEALEWGKERAAEKKVQVNFIQRNIFELEIEEGRYDFVYDSGCFHHIAPHRRINYLEMVKKALRPKGLYSITCFIEGGILGGADISDWEVYRQKSLKGGLGFTEEKLRMIFKEFEVVEIRKMRKKEESDETFGVQGLWTALFMKK from the coding sequence TTGTCGGAGACGATTACAACCTATGATGATCTATTGAACATGCTTGATTCGTTATTGCGTGAGCCAACTACATTCTGGAATGGTTTTTATGAAGACCGGGAAAAGGGGGTTCCCTTTTTCGGAAATCTCCCTGATGAGAATTTGGTTCAATACTTTGATAGTGAGCTGCTTGGGTCTGGAAAGGTTCTTGAGCTTGGGTGCGGTCCTGGAAGAAATGCTATTTACCTTGCTCAAAAGGGCTGTTCTGTTGATGCGGTTGATCTTTCAAAGGAAGCCTTGGAATGGGGAAAAGAACGAGCGGCAGAAAAGAAAGTCCAAGTGAACTTCATTCAAAGGAATATATTTGAGTTGGAAATTGAGGAAGGGCGATATGACTTCGTATATGATTCAGGCTGTTTTCATCATATCGCACCACATCGAAGGATCAATTATTTGGAGATGGTGAAAAAGGCGTTAAGGCCTAAGGGATTGTATTCGATTACTTGTTTTATAGAAGGCGGCATATTAGGTGGTGCCGACATCTCGGATTGGGAGGTATATAGGCAAAAAAGCCTTAAAGGCGGATTAGGTTTTACTGAAGAGAAACTTAGAATGATTTTCAAGGAATTTGAAGTGGTGGAAATACGTAAAATGAGGAAAAAGGAAGAATCTGATGAAACCTTTGGGGTGCAAGGTTTATGGACGGCTTTATTTATGAAAAAGTAA
- a CDS encoding ABC transporter permease encodes MRIASLVTRITQQMRRDRRTLALFFLAPLLILTLMYFIFDTEASDLKIVVTGSNEAMVKALKQADFQVTAAEEFSQGKMIENDTDGWLQVENGKIKLTLLNDEPSRAKAVQMQMMQGLQGDGKNTPSIEKQYVYGDAKTKGFDTFSPMLVSFFVFFFVFLIAGIALLKERTSGTLERLLATPIKRYEIVAGYVIGYGIFALVQTLIVVLYAVNVLDIVLVGSIWLVLLTNILVALVALSLGTLLSSFATSEFQMVQFIPLVIVPQVFFTGIFPLDGMADWLQKIGKVMPLYYASDAMNGIMYKGFTFNEVLLDLLILLAFSVVFITINIISLKKYRAL; translated from the coding sequence ATGAGAATTGCCTCTCTTGTTACGCGGATTACACAGCAGATGCGCCGGGATCGAAGGACGCTCGCTTTATTTTTCCTCGCTCCATTGCTCATTTTAACGCTCATGTATTTTATTTTCGATACAGAAGCGAGTGATTTGAAAATCGTTGTTACAGGCAGTAATGAAGCTATGGTTAAAGCATTGAAACAAGCGGATTTTCAAGTAACGGCTGCTGAGGAATTTTCACAGGGGAAAATGATTGAAAATGATACAGATGGCTGGCTGCAGGTTGAAAATGGCAAGATAAAACTGACACTATTGAACGACGAACCGAGCCGTGCAAAGGCCGTTCAAATGCAAATGATGCAAGGACTGCAAGGGGATGGAAAAAATACACCCTCAATTGAGAAGCAATATGTATACGGGGATGCCAAAACAAAGGGTTTTGATACGTTCAGTCCGATGCTCGTCAGCTTTTTCGTGTTCTTCTTTGTATTTTTAATAGCAGGGATTGCACTTTTGAAGGAGCGAACAAGTGGTACGTTGGAACGGTTGCTTGCTACACCGATTAAACGATACGAAATCGTAGCGGGGTATGTAATCGGATATGGCATATTTGCGCTCGTTCAAACCTTAATTGTCGTACTATATGCCGTAAATGTGTTGGATATCGTCCTTGTTGGCTCCATTTGGCTCGTTTTATTAACGAATATACTTGTCGCGCTTGTTGCATTATCGCTTGGTACATTACTATCGAGTTTCGCAACATCTGAATTCCAAATGGTACAATTCATTCCGTTGGTCATCGTGCCGCAAGTCTTCTTCACAGGGATTTTCCCATTGGATGGCATGGCAGACTGGCTGCAAAAAATCGGCAAGGTCATGCCGCTCTATTACGCATCGGACGCCATGAACGGGATTATGTACAAAGGTTTCACTTTCAATGAGGTTTTACTGGATTTACTCATTCTCCTGGCATTTTCCGTCGTTTTTATAACCATCAATATTATAAGTTTAAAAAAATACCGTGCACTATAA
- a CDS encoding GNAT family N-acetyltransferase, with the protein MFPNLETDRLILREITHEDADAIFSCFSNANVIRFYGQDKLESVEQASGFIDFFSESLKEKRGIRWGIERKGEKGLIGTIGFNAWSPKHKRAEIGYEIHPDHWKKGYMTEAVSKILLYGSETLGLTRIGAVVFIENVPSNNLLKKMGFQQEGILKNYMYQNGEVYDTNVYSFLPEK; encoded by the coding sequence ATGTTTCCTAATTTAGAAACAGACAGACTCATTTTGAGAGAAATAACTCATGAGGATGCAGATGCCATTTTTTCTTGTTTTTCTAACGCTAACGTCATACGTTTTTATGGTCAAGATAAATTAGAGAGCGTCGAACAAGCTAGCGGATTTATAGATTTTTTTTCTGAAAGTTTAAAGGAAAAAAGAGGAATTAGGTGGGGGATCGAAAGAAAAGGAGAAAAAGGGTTAATAGGAACAATTGGATTTAATGCTTGGTCTCCTAAACATAAACGGGCGGAAATAGGCTACGAAATCCATCCTGACCATTGGAAAAAGGGATATATGACTGAAGCAGTCTCGAAAATTCTTTTATACGGCTCGGAAACTCTAGGATTAACGAGAATTGGTGCTGTAGTTTTTATTGAAAATGTACCGTCAAACAATTTACTTAAGAAAATGGGATTTCAACAAGAAGGAATCCTAAAAAACTATATGTATCAAAATGGTGAAGTATATGATACAAATGTTTACTCTTTTCTTCCTGAAAAATAA
- a CDS encoding TrkH family potassium uptake protein, producing the protein MKAKNLFDPPKILVLGFATLILIGAYLLTLPISTENGNGLAFLDALFTSTSATCVTGLVVVDTGTTFTTFGELVILTLIQIGGLGFMSFATFFFFLLGKRISLKGRLLLQESLNNLSMAGIVKLVKRLLIFTAIIEGMGALILSIRFSFDMPIGKAIYYGVFHSISNFNNAGFDLMGEFKSLTPYVSDPFVTLTVAFLITFGGIGFIVMNELYEYRDTHRLSVHTKVVLMTSLTLTIAGAILIFLFEFGNAKTLQPLSFMGKTLSSLFQSVSPRTAGSNTLNIPDLTQPTLLLIIFLMFVGASPGSTGGGIKTTTFATLIGTVWSQIKGKGDVVLFRHRIISETIFKALSVTFIGVFMVSIISILLTITESGSDFLMILFEATSAFATVGLSMGLTPELSPVGRMLIIFTMFAGRVGPLTLAFAIAMRRKPDPFRRPKGKIMIG; encoded by the coding sequence ATAAAAGCAAAAAATTTATTCGATCCGCCAAAAATCCTTGTACTAGGCTTTGCCACCCTGATACTTATTGGGGCCTATTTGCTGACCCTGCCGATTTCTACTGAAAATGGGAATGGCCTTGCTTTTCTGGATGCTTTATTCACCTCAACCTCCGCTACATGTGTAACAGGACTTGTCGTAGTGGATACGGGAACGACCTTCACCACCTTTGGTGAATTGGTCATCTTAACACTGATTCAGATAGGCGGCTTAGGATTCATGTCATTTGCGACGTTTTTCTTTTTCCTTTTAGGCAAAAGGATTTCTTTAAAAGGGAGGTTACTCTTGCAGGAATCCTTAAATAATCTTTCCATGGCAGGTATAGTCAAGTTAGTAAAACGGCTTTTAATTTTCACGGCCATCATTGAAGGCATGGGTGCCCTTATCTTATCGATTCGCTTTTCTTTTGACATGCCAATCGGCAAAGCGATCTATTACGGGGTTTTTCATTCCATATCGAATTTCAATAATGCCGGTTTTGATTTAATGGGAGAATTCAAGAGTTTGACCCCTTATGTATCGGATCCATTCGTAACCCTTACGGTCGCCTTCCTGATCACGTTTGGCGGAATAGGTTTTATCGTGATGAATGAACTATACGAATATCGTGATACCCATCGTTTATCCGTACATACGAAGGTTGTTCTGATGACTAGCCTGACACTTACAATCGCCGGCGCAATTTTAATCTTTTTATTCGAGTTCGGTAATGCCAAGACATTGCAGCCTTTATCTTTCATGGGTAAAACGTTATCGTCTCTATTTCAATCGGTTTCACCAAGGACGGCCGGCTCCAATACGCTGAATATCCCTGATTTGACTCAACCCACATTACTGCTCATCATTTTCTTGATGTTCGTTGGGGCTTCACCCGGATCGACTGGCGGCGGGATTAAAACAACCACATTTGCGACGCTTATCGGAACGGTCTGGTCACAGATTAAAGGAAAGGGTGATGTGGTATTATTCCGTCATCGCATTATAAGTGAAACGATCTTTAAAGCATTATCCGTTACATTCATTGGCGTATTCATGGTTTCAATCATCTCCATTCTGCTGACCATCACTGAAAGCGGAAGTGACTTCTTGATGATTTTATTTGAAGCCACTTCAGCATTTGCCACCGTGGGACTTTCAATGGGTTTGACCCCCGAATTATCACCGGTTGGCCGGATGCTCATCATTTTCACAATGTTTGCAGGCCGTGTGGGTCCTTTGACTTTGGCCTTTGCTATCGCTATGAGGCGCAAACCAGATCCGTTCCGACGTCCAAAAGGGAAAATCATGATTGGTTAA
- a CDS encoding SMI1/KNR4 family protein: MAEAEIFENENNIKLPEDYKAFLTLHNGAKMYELLDDDGEKRGAVFMFLV; the protein is encoded by the coding sequence ATGGCGGAGGCAGAAATCTTTGAAAATGAAAATAACATCAAACTCCCTGAAGATTACAAGGCGTTCTTAACACTCCATAATGGGGCAAAAATGTATGAATTACTCGATGACGACGGTGAAAAAAGGGGGGCGGTCTTCATGTTTTTAGTTTAG
- a CDS encoding class I SAM-dependent methyltransferase, translating to MFQKWIGSQLKNPKGPLSKWVGRYMERGNHTINDWTIGLLNSNGNEKILEVGMGNGSTLTRLAQVNILGRNYGVDISEKMVKEAMRRNKKYLHDGVVDIQVANIESLPFRNDFFDKVFTVHTIYFWDDIDQGICEAYRVLKPHGMLFLSIMDKTNMEMMEQTKDFKLYSIQEIESSLVQCGFKDIRIHNRDEFYCLVAKK from the coding sequence ATGTTTCAGAAGTGGATTGGGAGTCAATTGAAAAATCCGAAAGGACCTCTCTCCAAATGGGTGGGCAGGTATATGGAGAGAGGGAACCATACTATAAATGATTGGACAATTGGCTTATTGAATAGCAATGGAAACGAAAAAATCCTGGAAGTCGGAATGGGAAATGGCTCCACATTAACTAGATTAGCTCAAGTGAATATTCTTGGCAGAAATTATGGTGTCGATATTTCCGAAAAGATGGTCAAAGAAGCAATGAGGAGGAATAAGAAGTATCTGCACGATGGGGTGGTGGATATACAGGTAGCCAATATTGAAAGCCTACCTTTTAGAAATGACTTTTTTGATAAAGTATTCACCGTCCATACCATTTATTTTTGGGATGATATTGATCAAGGCATATGTGAAGCATACCGAGTGTTAAAACCGCATGGAATGTTATTTTTATCAATTATGGATAAAACCAATATGGAAATGATGGAGCAAACGAAGGACTTTAAACTGTATTCAATCCAGGAGATAGAAAGTAGCTTGGTACAATGCGGATTCAAGGACATCAGGATACATAATAGAGATGAGTTTTATTGTTTGGTAGCTAAAAAATAG
- a CDS encoding class I SAM-dependent methyltransferase, with translation MNNSWNKVIYKVWSPIYDKTFSALFLKARKSIFEEISFHDNAKVLFVGVGTGADLELIKHLDLEITAIDLSADMLKKAMVKYGDRSITFLEMDAQHMEFDNESFDYIVGSLVLSVVPDANECLLEMIRVLKGEGKIIIFDKFISKDERLSLPKKLLRPIIRFLGTDIGLRFEDLFSRHEKNMKMEENRSIMLNGMYRKIIISKRREE, from the coding sequence TTGAATAATTCGTGGAATAAAGTAATTTATAAGGTTTGGTCTCCAATATATGACAAAACCTTCAGTGCCCTCTTTTTAAAAGCCAGGAAAAGTATATTTGAAGAGATATCATTTCATGACAATGCAAAGGTTCTGTTTGTGGGCGTAGGAACGGGTGCCGATTTAGAGTTGATCAAGCACCTTGACCTTGAGATAACGGCGATAGACCTTTCGGCTGATATGCTAAAAAAGGCGATGGTTAAATATGGGGATAGATCGATCACTTTCCTGGAGATGGATGCACAGCATATGGAATTCGATAATGAATCGTTTGACTATATAGTTGGAAGTTTGGTCCTTTCCGTCGTACCTGATGCAAATGAATGTCTTCTGGAAATGATCAGGGTTTTAAAAGGCGAGGGGAAAATAATCATATTCGATAAGTTTATCTCTAAAGATGAACGGCTTTCATTACCCAAAAAGCTTCTGAGACCCATTATTAGATTTTTAGGTACAGATATTGGCTTGAGGTTTGAAGACTTGTTCAGTAGACATGAAAAAAATATGAAAATGGAAGAAAATCGATCGATCATGCTGAATGGAATGTATAGAAAGATAATTATCAGTAAACGGAGGGAAGAGTAA
- a CDS encoding MFS transporter codes for MRNPLVSWKYPSILLCGIGISNFGAWVYFIALNLIVLDMTGSALAVAGLYIVKPMAAIFTNVWAGSVIDRINKRNLMIALDLFRAVFMALLPLASSIWVIYSLVFVINMAEAMFVTTSRTYITKLIPIEQRKRFNSLRSLIDSGAFLIGPAIAGILFLIGTPVLAIYINAAALLLSGIITLFMPNLEKDHPLGKSSHYLSWTIMKKDWGIVLDFSRKSSYIMLIYFLFSCMVVMETAIDSQEAAFAKAILLLSDSDYGFLVSIAGAGIIAGAIVNAVFISKVQISYMIGLGSLFVSIGYMVYAFSNSFSLAAIGFFIIAFSLAFANTGFQTFYQNNIPVEIMGRVGSVFGLLEALLIIITTAIVGVSAHFISIRFVVISGSMIMFAISILLSILSMKASKSRYYQVGKAEVKAEEKM; via the coding sequence TTGAGAAATCCATTAGTATCTTGGAAATATCCTTCCATTCTATTGTGCGGGATCGGGATTTCCAACTTCGGTGCCTGGGTTTATTTTATTGCACTTAATTTAATCGTGCTGGATATGACGGGATCAGCCTTGGCGGTTGCTGGACTGTATATCGTTAAACCGATGGCTGCCATATTTACGAATGTTTGGGCCGGCAGCGTGATCGACCGGATCAATAAGCGGAATTTAATGATCGCACTTGATCTATTTCGAGCGGTATTCATGGCTTTGCTGCCATTGGCTTCTTCTATTTGGGTCATTTATTCCCTTGTCTTCGTGATCAATATGGCAGAGGCCATGTTTGTAACGACATCAAGGACTTATATAACAAAATTAATCCCCATTGAACAGCGGAAACGATTTAACTCGTTACGAAGCTTGATCGATTCTGGAGCTTTTTTGATTGGACCAGCGATAGCGGGTATCCTTTTCTTAATCGGTACACCGGTTTTAGCCATTTATATTAACGCGGCTGCCTTATTATTATCCGGTATCATCACTCTATTCATGCCTAATCTTGAAAAGGATCATCCCCTTGGAAAATCCAGTCATTACCTGTCTTGGACCATCATGAAAAAGGATTGGGGCATCGTCCTGGATTTCAGCCGGAAATCTTCCTATATCATGCTCATTTATTTCTTATTCAGCTGCATGGTGGTGATGGAAACGGCCATCGATTCCCAAGAAGCAGCGTTTGCCAAGGCCATACTCCTTTTGTCGGACAGCGATTACGGATTCCTTGTAAGCATCGCCGGGGCAGGCATCATTGCGGGTGCCATAGTCAATGCCGTATTCATCAGTAAAGTGCAAATCTCGTACATGATTGGTCTTGGATCTTTATTTGTCTCGATAGGTTATATGGTCTATGCCTTTTCGAATTCCTTTTCATTGGCCGCCATCGGTTTCTTCATCATTGCCTTTTCTCTGGCGTTTGCCAATACAGGCTTTCAAACCTTTTATCAAAATAATATTCCTGTGGAAATCATGGGCAGGGTCGGAAGTGTTTTTGGCTTGTTAGAAGCTTTATTGATCATCATCACTACCGCAATTGTCGGTGTTTCAGCTCATTTCATTTCGATTCGGTTCGTGGTGATTTCAGGTTCAATGATCATGTTTGCTATATCCATTTTATTGTCCATCCTTAGTATGAAGGCCTCGAAGAGCAGGTATTATCAGGTTGGAAAGGCAGAGGTCAAAGCGGAGGAAAAGATGTAA
- a CDS encoding STAS domain-containing protein: MHRNKELYSFLLGVAAQLTEDWYATLNKNDKAGVYSSPDPEVIKKLKQQNNEFHLRFFQVFDTEEREYFEHLGEWIEDIGQDEQHLNTPIYFILREFFRTQEQYLDYIDQFVALHGDQHTQEEINSWYRIVVKVLSEVMERFTEANHRYANKIMKAQQATIDELSSPIISLKDNTALLPLIGDIDTARGMSLLENTLQKCAEKNVTRLFIDLSGVHAIDSVSAHQLSQLIESLTLIGIRTTLSGLRPEIAKTAVKLQLPFDKVMIKSTLAQAINTIK, translated from the coding sequence ATGCACAGAAATAAAGAACTATATTCATTTTTATTAGGTGTTGCAGCACAATTGACTGAGGATTGGTACGCAACATTGAATAAAAATGATAAGGCGGGGGTTTATAGCTCACCTGATCCCGAAGTAATTAAAAAGCTTAAGCAACAAAATAATGAATTCCATTTACGTTTCTTTCAGGTCTTTGATACAGAGGAAAGGGAATACTTTGAGCATCTTGGTGAGTGGATTGAAGATATCGGTCAGGATGAGCAGCATTTAAACACACCCATCTATTTTATATTGAGGGAGTTCTTTCGAACGCAAGAGCAATACTTGGATTATATTGATCAATTCGTGGCATTGCATGGAGATCAACATACACAGGAGGAAATAAACTCCTGGTACCGGATAGTGGTCAAGGTGCTCAGTGAAGTGATGGAGCGGTTTACGGAAGCGAATCATAGATATGCCAATAAAATTATGAAAGCCCAGCAGGCAACGATCGATGAATTGAGCTCGCCCATCATTTCCCTTAAAGATAACACGGCGTTGCTTCCCCTGATCGGTGATATTGACACGGCGAGAGGCATGTCCTTGCTTGAAAACACATTACAAAAATGCGCTGAAAAAAATGTCACCAGGCTTTTCATTGACCTATCGGGCGTCCATGCAATAGATAGTGTATCCGCCCACCAACTGTCACAATTGATTGAATCCTTAACTTTGATCGGAATCCGGACAACCCTTTCAGGACTTCGGCCGGAAATAGCCAAGACTGCTGTTAAGCTTCAACTGCCTTTTGATAAAGTGATGATAAAATCCACTCTTGCCCAAGCCATCAATACCATTAAATAA
- a CDS encoding VanZ family protein — MSRKSAMLSLLLSQALFLCGLPLFLQLLLYLNPLVIMVVWFCILLIVSFAVLYFRGETVMIPRLLWQAALICYSLSLLVLLFFRPEGQVYSYNLIPFSTILSYLSNEMNGLVSFYNLSANVGLFIPFGLYLLSRDGKEPSALRKFLYPFITISGIEICQLVFRRGSLDIDDLILNMMGVYLGYILYPLFTSVVVFRSGKSKRVQRQ; from the coding sequence ATGTCTCGAAAATCCGCCATGCTTTCCCTTTTGCTGTCGCAAGCCCTGTTTTTGTGCGGTTTACCTCTTTTCCTTCAGCTTCTATTATATTTGAATCCTTTGGTGATCATGGTTGTTTGGTTTTGTATACTTCTTATCGTTTCGTTTGCGGTTCTTTATTTTCGAGGTGAAACGGTGATGATTCCGCGCCTTTTGTGGCAGGCAGCCTTGATTTGCTACAGTTTATCATTACTGGTTTTGCTGTTCTTTCGACCAGAAGGGCAGGTATATTCGTATAATTTGATTCCTTTTTCTACGATACTTTCTTATTTATCGAACGAAATGAACGGGCTTGTGTCATTTTATAACCTTAGCGCCAATGTGGGTCTGTTCATTCCATTCGGGCTGTATTTGTTGTCCAGGGATGGGAAAGAGCCATCTGCTTTAAGGAAATTTCTTTATCCATTCATAACGATCTCAGGTATTGAAATCTGTCAGCTCGTTTTTCGGCGCGGAAGTTTGGATATCGATGACCTGATACTGAATATGATGGGTGTTTATCTGGGGTACATACTGTATCCTTTGTTCACGAGTGTGGTAGTGTTCCGTTCTGGAAAAAGTAAAAGGGTGCAGAGGCAGTAA
- a CDS encoding ABC transporter ATP-binding protein — protein MKNAISIEGIAKGFHHKKVIQPLSLNIEKSGIFGLLGPSGCGKTTLIKMIVGLIKPDAGNVTVLDHEVPNEALLMDVGYMAQSDALYTDLTGAENLEFFAKLYRFSKKERRERIQYAAEIVQLTSDLNVRAAYYSGGMKRRLSLAVALIQNPEILILDEPTVGMDPLLKRSIWRELERLRNEDHKTIIITTHVMDEAERCDKLAMLREGEIIASGTPAALKTQYAAETLDDVFLRIGGGLK, from the coding sequence ATGAAAAATGCGATTTCCATTGAAGGAATTGCTAAGGGTTTTCATCATAAGAAGGTCATTCAGCCATTGAGCCTGAATATTGAAAAAAGTGGAATTTTTGGCTTGTTAGGTCCATCCGGATGCGGAAAGACGACCTTGATTAAAATGATTGTTGGATTGATTAAGCCCGATGCTGGTAATGTCACGGTTCTGGATCATGAAGTGCCAAATGAAGCACTGTTAATGGATGTCGGCTATATGGCACAATCCGATGCTTTATATACAGATCTGACGGGTGCTGAAAACCTCGAGTTTTTTGCGAAGCTATACCGTTTTTCGAAAAAGGAACGAAGGGAACGCATTCAATATGCAGCTGAAATCGTACAGTTGACGAGTGACTTGAACGTTCGGGCTGCGTATTATTCCGGGGGGATGAAACGCCGTCTGTCACTGGCGGTTGCACTCATCCAAAATCCGGAGATTCTCATTTTGGATGAACCGACAGTGGGAATGGACCCTTTGCTGAAACGATCCATTTGGCGGGAACTTGAGCGTTTAAGAAATGAAGATCATAAGACGATCATCATCACGACGCATGTGATGGATGAGGCGGAACGATGCGATAAACTGGCGATGCTGCGTGAGGGTGAAATCATCGCATCAGGAACCCCGGCGGCTTTAAAAACACAATATGCAGCGGAAACGCTTGATGATGTTTTTTTAAGGATTGGAGGTGGCCTAAAATGA